In one window of Tellurirhabdus rosea DNA:
- a CDS encoding YceI family protein, protein MKRLFLTLALAATSMGLYAQTWTTDKAHSRVGFTVTHMMLTDVDGNFKNFEASLTAAKPDLTDAVFELTADVNSINTDNERRDGHLKSPDFFDAAKFPSLAFKSTSFQKVEGKKYKLSGNLTMHGVTKPVTLDVTMNGPVTMENQRGKQTKVGFRASGQLKRSDFGVGSTGGMSPVSDEVELKINGEFARQDAVAAGK, encoded by the coding sequence ATGAAACGTCTGTTTCTGACCCTTGCCCTGGCGGCTACCTCCATGGGCCTGTACGCCCAAACCTGGACCACCGACAAGGCGCACAGCCGGGTAGGCTTCACCGTAACGCACATGATGCTGACCGATGTGGACGGCAATTTCAAGAACTTCGAGGCTTCGCTGACGGCCGCCAAGCCGGACCTTACGGATGCCGTCTTTGAACTGACGGCGGATGTCAACAGCATCAACACCGACAACGAGCGGCGCGACGGCCACCTGAAAAGCCCCGACTTCTTCGATGCGGCCAAGTTTCCGTCTCTGGCCTTCAAAAGCACCTCGTTCCAGAAAGTGGAAGGCAAAAAGTACAAGCTGTCGGGCAACCTGACGATGCATGGCGTGACCAAACCCGTCACGCTGGACGTGACCATGAACGGCCCGGTGACGATGGAAAACCAGCGCGGCAAACAAACCAAGGTCGGTTTTCGGGCGTCCGGACAACTGAAGCGGTCGGATTTCGGCGTCGGCTCGACGGGCGGCATGAGCCCGGTCAGCGACGAAGTGGAACTGAAGATCAACGGCGAGTTTGCCCGGCAGGATGCCGTGGCCGCCGGCAAATAA
- a CDS encoding TonB-dependent receptor domain-containing protein, which yields MKPFVSIILVFFSLLAPPARAQFGPPPGGGGPGGPPGGFSGSDDRRKKEFVPGLTDETPKGNARISGLLTDSTTGKPVEYATVALLNPKTGKPIDGTTSDAKGKFALTKLAPGEYRLQYSFIGYKTVESKVLRLDKATDLNVGSVSLPPDVRVLGEVSVTGQRAMIEEKVDRLVYNAEKDLTAKGGDASDILRKVPMLSVDLDGNVSLRGSQNIRVLINNKPSTIVAASVADALKQLPADMIKSVEVITSPSAKYDAEGAAGIINIVTKKNTLHGLTLNVDAGVGLRASNLGLNGSYRQGKLGITLGGFGRAMYNRASSSLDQTTFRNGESLRSVQQGTAFDKPLFGQYSLGLDYDLAKNQSLTANVRFGTRNFRQEQNQLTYNYAGLNAGFVPLDTTSRDVDRKDLSNSVDINVDYIRTFKPQQEWTISTQYSRTGLVNNFDADMLGAFGDPTRHQRNINHNINGELTFQTDYQTPLKTNQLFEVGAKVIRRQVDSRYEYQTALGDGNYFPDLTNPSGSLNYQQTIEAGYLSYTYVTPSKYTFKIGTRYEHTGITARTNENVTLNIPDYSNLVPSVNISKTIKGTTLKAAYNRRIQRPGLQQLNPNVNAANPQQISVGNPTLSPELTDNVELSLSKNIRRVYLNAALFGRFTNNAITMVRLPSDTLAGGIISTFQNIGVQRTYGANLFFNATLTSRWTLNGGLDGYYVYMQGMTQGVDGKSVTISNDGVSIGGRLMTQVQLPKNWSIQGFTFFRGGTPQLQGRMGGMYMYSVGIRKDVAQKRGSIGLAAENFLGNGVRMQTVLNSPTLSQVSVMNLYNQNVKLTFTYRLGKMTFEPPRKRAKSVSNDDVKSEG from the coding sequence ATGAAACCCTTCGTCAGTATTATCCTCGTCTTTTTCAGCCTGTTGGCGCCGCCCGCCCGGGCACAGTTCGGACCTCCGCCCGGCGGGGGCGGTCCCGGTGGCCCTCCGGGCGGCTTCAGCGGCTCCGACGACCGGCGGAAAAAGGAATTCGTGCCCGGCCTGACGGACGAAACCCCGAAAGGGAACGCCCGAATCTCCGGCCTCCTGACCGATTCGACCACCGGTAAACCTGTCGAATACGCCACCGTCGCGTTGCTGAACCCTAAAACCGGCAAACCCATCGACGGTACCACCTCCGACGCGAAGGGCAAATTCGCGTTGACGAAGCTCGCCCCGGGTGAATACCGGCTCCAGTATTCGTTTATCGGTTACAAAACGGTCGAGTCGAAGGTGCTCAGGCTCGACAAGGCTACCGATCTCAACGTGGGTTCGGTCAGTCTGCCGCCCGACGTGCGGGTGCTGGGCGAAGTGTCCGTGACGGGCCAGCGGGCCATGATCGAGGAAAAAGTGGACCGGCTGGTGTACAATGCCGAAAAAGACCTGACGGCGAAAGGCGGCGATGCCAGCGACATTCTGCGGAAAGTGCCCATGCTTTCGGTCGATCTGGACGGCAACGTCAGCCTGCGCGGCAGCCAGAACATCCGGGTGCTGATCAACAACAAACCCAGCACCATTGTCGCCGCCAGCGTGGCCGATGCCCTTAAGCAGCTTCCGGCCGATATGATCAAATCGGTCGAGGTCATCACCAGTCCGTCGGCCAAATACGATGCGGAAGGCGCGGCGGGAATCATCAACATTGTGACCAAAAAGAACACCCTGCACGGCCTGACGCTGAACGTGGACGCGGGCGTGGGCCTGCGGGCTTCCAACCTCGGCCTGAACGGCTCGTACCGGCAGGGCAAACTGGGCATTACGCTGGGCGGTTTTGGCCGGGCGATGTACAACCGGGCCTCGTCGAGCCTCGACCAGACGACCTTCCGCAACGGAGAGTCGCTGCGGTCGGTGCAGCAAGGCACGGCCTTCGACAAGCCGCTGTTCGGGCAGTATTCGCTTGGGCTGGATTATGATCTGGCGAAAAATCAGTCGCTGACGGCCAACGTCCGGTTCGGCACCCGCAACTTCCGCCAGGAGCAGAACCAGCTGACCTACAACTATGCGGGCCTGAATGCCGGATTCGTTCCGCTCGATACCACCAGCCGCGACGTGGACCGGAAAGACCTGTCGAACTCGGTAGACATCAACGTAGACTACATCCGGACGTTCAAACCCCAGCAGGAATGGACCATTTCGACCCAATACAGCCGCACGGGGCTGGTCAACAACTTCGACGCCGACATGCTGGGTGCGTTCGGCGACCCGACCCGCCACCAGCGGAACATCAACCACAACATCAACGGCGAACTGACCTTCCAGACCGATTACCAGACACCGCTGAAAACCAATCAGCTTTTCGAGGTGGGGGCGAAAGTCATTCGCCGCCAGGTGGATAGCCGGTATGAATACCAGACGGCCCTCGGCGACGGCAACTACTTTCCGGACCTGACGAATCCGTCCGGCTCGCTCAACTACCAGCAGACCATCGAGGCGGGCTACCTTTCGTACACCTACGTAACGCCTTCGAAATACACCTTTAAAATCGGCACGCGCTACGAACACACGGGCATCACGGCCCGGACAAACGAGAATGTTACGCTGAACATTCCGGATTACAGCAATCTGGTGCCGAGCGTAAACATCTCGAAGACCATCAAGGGCACGACGCTGAAAGCCGCTTACAACCGGCGGATTCAGCGCCCCGGTCTGCAGCAGCTCAACCCGAACGTCAACGCGGCCAACCCGCAGCAGATTTCCGTCGGGAATCCCACACTGAGCCCGGAACTGACCGACAATGTGGAGCTGAGCCTGAGCAAAAACATCCGGAGAGTATACCTGAACGCGGCCCTGTTCGGGCGGTTTACCAACAACGCCATCACGATGGTTCGTCTGCCGTCGGACACGCTGGCGGGCGGTATCATCTCGACTTTCCAGAACATCGGCGTGCAGCGGACTTACGGCGCCAACCTGTTCTTCAACGCGACCCTGACGTCCCGATGGACGCTCAACGGCGGTCTGGACGGCTACTACGTATACATGCAGGGCATGACGCAGGGCGTTGACGGGAAATCAGTTACCATCAGCAACGACGGGGTGAGCATCGGCGGTCGGCTGATGACGCAGGTTCAGTTGCCCAAAAACTGGAGTATTCAGGGCTTCACGTTCTTCCGGGGCGGCACGCCGCAGCTACAGGGTCGGATGGGCGGCATGTACATGTACTCGGTGGGCATCCGGAAAGACGTGGCCCAGAAGCGGGGCAGCATCGGACTCGCGGCCGAAAACTTCCTCGGCAACGGCGTCCGGATGCAGACGGTACTGAATTCGCCGACGCTCTCGCAGGTCAGCGTGATGAACCTCTACAACCAGAACGTGAAGCTGACATTTACGTACCGCCTCGGCAAAATGACCTTCGAGCCGCCCCGCAAACGGGCCAAATCGGTCAGCAACGACGACGTGAAGAGTGAGGGCTGA
- a CDS encoding sensor histidine kinase translates to MKFLQRYGTWLHVIGWAVFISLPLLTLPPFLWNPKDLYSIGMAQLVTSILIMVCFYQNLNRLTPGLLQGGSPNRFWLTMLAMLVAVVAVKMACFYIFPPAFENRPPTPSGGLTSPRRGPHSPWPGAPGAAISFIFAMLVASLMALFRQNVRSEEIRQQMALEKVSTELAMLKLQVSPHFLFNTLNNIRWLARKKSEQTESAVVTLAQLLRYMIYQAQQEQVALRQEVEHLQHYIELQKMRLTDRHPVTFTVVGDVSAYRIEPLLFIPFVENAFKYGPAVREGGPIVIRLTVSDEKLVFETTNPNPETAVAENPEDSGIGITNVRKRLALHYPHRHLLDIREDKTIFRVTLTLLLHHEQTALHRH, encoded by the coding sequence ATGAAATTTCTGCAACGCTACGGAACTTGGCTGCACGTCATTGGCTGGGCAGTATTCATCAGCCTGCCGCTGCTGACGCTGCCGCCTTTTTTGTGGAACCCGAAGGACCTTTACAGTATCGGCATGGCCCAGCTGGTGACCAGCATCCTGATCATGGTCTGTTTCTACCAGAACCTGAACCGCCTGACGCCTGGTCTGTTGCAGGGCGGCTCCCCAAACCGGTTCTGGCTGACGATGCTCGCGATGCTGGTGGCAGTGGTAGCCGTGAAAATGGCGTGCTTTTATATTTTCCCGCCGGCCTTCGAGAATCGCCCGCCAACTCCGTCGGGCGGCCTGACATCCCCCAGACGCGGGCCGCACAGCCCCTGGCCGGGGGCGCCGGGTGCCGCCATTTCGTTCATTTTTGCCATGCTGGTCGCCTCGCTGATGGCCCTGTTCCGGCAGAATGTCCGTTCGGAAGAAATCCGGCAGCAGATGGCCCTGGAAAAAGTATCGACCGAGCTGGCCATGCTCAAGCTCCAGGTCAGCCCGCATTTTCTGTTCAATACGCTCAACAACATCCGCTGGCTGGCCCGCAAAAAGTCCGAACAGACCGAATCGGCGGTCGTTACGCTGGCGCAGTTGCTCCGGTACATGATCTACCAGGCGCAGCAGGAACAGGTGGCGCTCCGGCAGGAGGTCGAGCATTTGCAGCACTATATCGAATTGCAGAAAATGCGGCTGACCGACCGTCACCCGGTTACTTTCACGGTGGTAGGCGACGTGAGCGCCTACCGCATTGAACCGCTTCTTTTCATACCTTTCGTGGAAAATGCGTTCAAGTACGGCCCGGCCGTGCGCGAAGGCGGTCCCATCGTCATCCGGCTGACCGTCTCGGACGAAAAACTGGTTTTTGAAACCACCAACCCGAACCCGGAAACGGCCGTGGCCGAAAACCCCGAAGATTCGGGCATCGGCATCACCAACGTGCGGAAACGGCTGGCGCTGCATTACCCGCACCGGCATCTGCTGGATATTCGGGAAGACAAAACGATTTTCCGGGTGACGCTCACCCTGCTGCTTCACCATGAACAAACTGCGCTGCATCGCCATTGA
- a CDS encoding LytR/AlgR family response regulator transcription factor — MNKLRCIAIDDEPFALEILADDIAKVPFLELVGTFSSPLDAVSTLQNEAVDLLFLDIQMPTLTGMQFLRTLDRPPMVILTTAFEQYALEGYELSVVDYLLKPIPFDRFLKAVTKALSLYQLRHAAVPGHPEVAAPAETAEAPTGPTTDHFFIFTEYREVKIYFSEVLYVEGLKDYVKIFTTQQSLPFLSRLSLKAVESRLPARDFCRVHRSFIVALNKITSFQRTRLFIGKQEIPVGSNYYDEFSLRYRA, encoded by the coding sequence ATGAACAAACTGCGCTGCATCGCCATTGACGACGAGCCTTTTGCGCTCGAAATCCTGGCCGACGATATTGCCAAAGTCCCTTTTCTGGAGCTGGTCGGAACCTTCAGCAGTCCGCTGGATGCGGTCAGCACGCTGCAAAACGAGGCCGTAGACCTGCTTTTTCTGGATATTCAGATGCCGACGCTGACGGGCATGCAGTTTTTGCGGACGCTCGACCGGCCGCCGATGGTGATTCTGACCACGGCTTTTGAACAATACGCCCTCGAAGGTTATGAACTGTCCGTAGTCGATTACCTGCTCAAACCGATTCCCTTCGACCGTTTCCTGAAAGCCGTCACTAAGGCTCTTTCCCTGTACCAGCTGCGCCATGCGGCCGTTCCGGGCCATCCGGAAGTCGCCGCTCCGGCCGAGACGGCGGAAGCTCCGACTGGCCCGACCACCGACCATTTTTTCATTTTTACGGAATACCGCGAGGTGAAAATCTATTTCAGCGAAGTGCTGTACGTCGAAGGGCTGAAGGATTACGTCAAAATCTTTACCACGCAGCAAAGCCTGCCCTTTCTGAGCCGGTTGAGTCTGAAAGCGGTCGAAAGTCGCCTGCCCGCCCGGGATTTCTGCCGCGTACACCGTTCGTTCATCGTGGCCCTGAACAAAATCACCTCGTTTCAGCGGACGCGGCTGTTCATCGGCAAACAGGAAATTCCGGTCGGCAGCAACTACTACGACGAATTCAGCCTACGCTACCGGGCCTGA